The Mobula hypostoma unplaced genomic scaffold, sMobHyp1.1 scaffold_36, whole genome shotgun sequence genome window below encodes:
- the LOC134341532 gene encoding zinc finger protein 585A-like produces the protein VHTGERPFTCSDCGKGFTCSSKLKVHQRVHTGERPFACSDCGKGFTQSFHLQRHQQVHTGEKPFTCSDCGKGFTQSPDLLVHQRIHTGERPFTCSVCGKRFNRASHLQRHQRVHTGEKPFTCSDCGKGFTQSSDLLVHKRVHTGEKPFTCSDCKKGFTRSSDLLVHKRIHSGERQFTCSFCEKRFTKSSHLLSHQRVHTGEKPFTCSDCGKAFTWSSDLLVHQRVHTGERPFTCSDCGKGFTCSSKLKVHQRVHTGERPFTCSDCGKRFTCSFQLKVHQRVHTGERPFTCSDCGKRFTQLFHLQRHQRVHTGEKPFTCSDCGKRFTQSPDLLVHQRIHTGERPFTCSDCGKRFTQSSHQQKHQRIHTREKPFTCSDCGKGFTQSSKLLIHKSVHTGERPFTCSDCGKGFTCSSKLKVHQRIHTGEKPFTCSDCGKGFACSSKLKVHQRVHTGEKPFTCSDCGKGFTQSFHLQRHQWFHTRSRPFTCSDIGQCFSQPSPPNVHR, from the coding sequence gttcacaccggggagcgtccattcacctgctcggactgtgggaagggattcacttgctcttctaaactgaaggtacatcagcgagttcacactggagagaggccgttcgcctgttcagactgtgggaagggcttCACTCAGTCAttccacctacagagacaccagcaagttcacactggggagaagccattcacctgctcagactgtgggaagggattcactcagtcaccCGACCTGCTGGtacaccagcgaattcacactggagagaggccattcacctgttcagtcTGTGGGAAAAGATTCAATCGAGCATCCCACCTACAGaggcaccagcgagttcacactggggagaagccattcacttgctcagactgtgggaagggattcactcaatctTCCGACCTACTGGTACAtaagcgagttcacactggggagaagccattcacctgctcagactgcaagaagggattcactcggtcatccgacCTACTGGTACATAAGCGAATTCACTCTGGGGAGAGACAGTTCACCTGCTCATTCTGTGAGAAGAGATTCACTAAGTCATCCCACCTACtgagtcaccagcgagttcacactggggagaagccgttcacctgctcagactgcgggaaggcaTTCACTTGGTCCTCAGACCTACtggtacaccagcgagttcacactggggagaggccgttcacctgttcagactgcggaaagggattcacttgctcatctaagctgaaggtacatcagagagttcacactggagagaggcctttcacctgctcagactgcgggaagagattcacttgctcatttcaactgaaggtacatcagcgagttcacactggagagaggccattcacctgttcagactgtgggaagcgtTTCACTCAGTTAttccacctacagagacaccagcgagttcacactggggagaaaccattcacctgctcagactgtgggaagagattcactcagtcaccCGACCTGCTGGtacaccagcgaattcacactggagagaggccgttcacctgctcagactgtgggaagagattcactcagtcatcccaccaaCAGAaacaccagcgaattcacaccagggagaagccgttcacttgctcagactgtgggaagggattcactcagtcatccaaactGCTGATAcacaagtcagttcacactggagagcggccattcacctgctcagactgtgggaagggattcacttgctcatctaagcTGAAAGTACATCagagaattcacactggggagaagccattcacctgctcagactgcgggaagggattcgcttgctcatctaaactgaaggtacatcagcgagttcacaccggagagaagccgttcacctgctcagactgcgggaagggattcacacagTCGTTCCACCTACAGAGACATCAATGGTTTCACACCAGGtcgaggccattcacctgctcagacattGGGCAGTGTTTCTCTCAGCCATCTCCACCAAATGTGCATcgttga